A region from the Corticium candelabrum chromosome 14, ooCorCand1.1, whole genome shotgun sequence genome encodes:
- the LOC134189775 gene encoding uncharacterized protein LOC134189775, producing the protein MLTRAVVGLSFIRGSAANGLRTTARHSASSASSKPKRVVTFRRLLVGASLAGVAYLTARYVSNKRRLARPDRENRKRLVVLGSGWAAVSLLQTLDPGLYDVAVISPRNYFLFTPLLPSVTVGTIEARSIAEPIRALTTRTQGSERVKFHEAKCLAVDPRKKTVRCRDVSGITGENADFELEYDILVVAVGSRSNTFNTPGVKENCFFVKELTDAAKIRNCITDSIETACMPQQTDEERWRLLHFVVVGGGPTGVEFAAELQDFVDEDLARLYPRRMVENIRVSLVQSADHILNTYDQDISNFTEKQFKREGIDVITNCRVAAVDEKELVLRDKVTKGKKMVPYGLCVWATGVARRPITVQLSGELPEQTHRRALTTDKYLRVKGAEASIFAIGDCSTIEQKQMVAEVDGLFAEADVNGDGLVTVNEFHSLLSRFRNRYPQIATYFSQSWDENVEKLFEQSDQDGSSTLNLNEFRMALKEVDKELKSLPATAQVASQQGEYLAHLLNDLADARDLTAVESLSLRPFAYKHQGSMAYVGGNQAVLEMPIVGTLCGWWVMWLWRGAYASQLSSNRTKTLVLLDWLKTSVFGRDTSRL; encoded by the exons ATGCTTACGCGGGCCGTAGTCGGGCTGTCCTTTATTCGAGGCAGCGCAGCGAACGGTTTGCGTACAACTGCACGACACTCTGCTTCGTCTGCATCGAGCAAGCCTAAACGTGTTGTGACGTTTCGTCGCCTGCTTGTTGGAGCGTCTCTTGCCGGAGTTGCCTATCTAACTGCACGGTACGTGTCAAACAAGCGCAGGCTAGCAAGGCCGGACAGAGAGAATCGCAAGCGTCTGGTAGTGTTGGGCTCCGGATGGGCCGCAGTGAGTCTCCTTCAAACTCTCGATCCGGGACTTTATGACGTAGCTGTCATTTCCCCGCGAAATTACTTCCTGTTCACGCCGCTGCTGCCGTCGGTGACTGTGGGCACGATCGAGGCGCGCAGCATCGCAGAACCGATTCGAGCGCTCACGACACGCACGCAGGGAAGCGAACGCGTAAAATTCCACGAGGCGAAATGTCTGGCCGTCGATCCGCGCAAGAAGACGGTGAGATGTCGCGACGTGTCGGGCATAACGGGAGAGAACGCAGATTTCGAGCTCGAATACGACATTCTGGTCGTGGCTGTCGGGTCGAGATCGAACACGTTCAACACTCCGGGTGTCAAAGAAAATTGTTTTTTCGTCAAGGAGTTGACGGACGCAGCGAAGATCCGCAACTGTATCACTGACAGTATTGAGACTGCGTGTATGCCTCAACAGACGGACGAGGAACGGTGGCGTCTGCTTCATTTCGTTGTAGTGGGAGGAGGACCGACGGGTGTCGAGTTTGCTGCTGAGCTACAGGACTTTGTTGATGAGGATCTGGCGAGGCTGTATCCTCGACGGATGGTGGAGAATATCCGGGTATCTCTGGTGCAGAGCGCTGATCACATTCTTAATACTTATGATCAAGATATCAGTAATTTCACTGAGAAGCAGTTTAAACGGGAAGGAATTGATGTTATTACGAACTGTAGAGTGGCTGCTGTCGATGAGAAGGAGTTGGTGCTTCGTGACAAGGTGACGAAGGGGAAGAAGATGGTACCGTatgggttgtgtgtgtgggcgaCAGGAGTTGCACGACGACCGATTACTGTGCAGTTGAGTGGAGAGCTACCAGAGCAGACACATCG GCGAGCTCTGACAACTGATAAGTATCTACGTGTTAAAGGTGCCGAAGCCAGCATCTTTGCTATTGGAGATTGTTCCACTATAGAGCAGAAACAGATGGTTGCAGAG GTGGACGGTTTGTTTGCTGAAGCTGATGTCAACGGCGATGGCTTAGTGACTGTCAATGAGTTTCATAGTTTGCTGTCTCGGTTCCGCAACCGATATCCTCAGATTGCAACGTATTTTTCCCAGTCGTGGGATGAGAATGTTGAAAA ACTCTTTGAACAATCAGATCAAGATGGCTCATCTACCCTTAACTTGAACGAGTTCCGTATGGCACTGAAGGAAGTAGATAAAGAACTAAAAAGTCTCCCAGCAACTGCCCAGGTTGCATCCCAACAAGGAGAATACCTTGCTCACCTTCTCAATGATTTGGCTGATGCCAGAGATCTCACAGCTGTCGAGAGCTTATCTCTTCGACCTTTTGCTTATAAGCACCAGGGATCGATGGCGTACGTTGGTGGCAACCAGGCTGTACTTGAGATGCCGATTGTTGGTACTTTGTGTGGATGGTGGGTGATGTGGCTGTGGCGTGGGGCATACGCCAGTCAGTTGTCAAGTAACCGAACAAAGACGCTAGTGCTTCTAGATTGGCTCAAAACGAGTGTTTTTGGAAGAGACACGTCACGACTTTGA
- the LOC134189776 gene encoding serine/threonine-protein kinase Nek4-like, protein MERYVVERQIGKGGSCAVFLVRHTVEDRLYALKQTYVDHTKKSRTREAVLREVQILSKLKHPHVVSYKESFFNEKEQHLNIVQDYCDSGTLYSQISEAREDRKPFSEARIMKWFVQVTMALQHIHSQKVLHRDLKPQNIFLTKGDVIKVGDFGISKLLDNTLDMANTCVGTPYYLSPELCQDAPYNSKSDMWALGCLLYELCELRPPFNASSLIGLIYAIVKGSYNPLSGCYSELIHFLVRQLLSKSPTDRPSAAAILNMDEVRHHLSVIAEQQQRPRSTCEHRRQRTSSCGLITHPDTARAKSDSELTVASVASEMSSNTVASLRKGASVVAYTNHADEETGHYSDDFDESSASSSASQKGECIDNEQYQNGGTNIAQSESNFVGVVPVVGEYNGDSVQSAQCVSRSLSPSSSCCSPDLSVPCGHGSKCEDSLETAPEVSKLDGGYAEDFEDSGSDESDLEATAAAAAKDALGVTAEEHFVADDQANVSYQQALRKHCNSVLGDAVFQQVLDCFANSMSGDEETIRSRVQMLAGPELTETCFFVHELLQIDENL, encoded by the exons ATGGAGCGGTATGTCGTGGAGAGACAAATTGGAAAGGGAGGAAGTTGTGCAGTTTTTCTTGTTCGGCATACTGTTGAGGACAG GTTATATGCACTGAAACAGACCTATGTAGACCATACCAAGAAATCTCGAACTCGTGAGGCTGTATTGAGAGAAGTTCA GATCTTGTCAAAGTTAAAACATCCTCATGTTGTCAGCTATAAAGAGTCATTTTTTAATGAAAAGGAGCAACATCTCAATATAGTTCAG GACTACTGTGACAGCGGAACTCTGTACAGCCAAATATCAGAAGCTAGAGAG GACAGAAAACCATTTTCTGAAGCAAGAATTATGAAG TGGTTTGTTCAAGTCACAATGGCATTACAACACATCCACTCACAGAAAGTCTTACACAG AGACTTGAAACCGCAGAACATATTTCTTACTAAGGGAGACGTCATCAAAGTTG GGGATTTTGGTATAAGCAAATTACTGGATAATACACTAGATATGGCTAATACGTGTGTGGGCACTCCGTATTACCTCAGTCCAGAGCTTTGTCAAGACGCACCCTACAATTCAAAGTCAGACATGTGG GCGTTGGGATGTTTACTATACGAGCTATGTGAATTGCGTCCTCCATTTAATGCCAGCAGTTTGATTGGTCTCATTTATGCAATTGTCAAGGGCAGCTACAAC CCATTGTCTGGTTGTTATTCTGAGCTCATTCATTTTCTTGTTCGTCAACTACTTTCGAAATCTCCCACCGATAGACCAAG TGCAGCAGCAATTCTCAACATGGATGAAGTCAGACACCATTTGTCTGTTATAGCAGAGCAGCAGCAAAGGCCAAGATCGACATGTGAACACAGACG acaaaGGACCAGCTCTTGTGGATTAATTACACATCCAGACACTGCACGAGCCAAGTCTGATAGCGAACTGACTGTAGCATCAGTGGCTAGTGAAATGTCATCCAACACTGTAGCCTCACTAAGGAAAGGGGCAAGCGTAGTGGCTTACACCAATCATGCCG ATGAGGAGACTGGACATTACTCGGATGATTTTGACGAAAGCTCAGCATCATCAAGTGCAAGCCAAAAGGGAGAATGCATTGACAATGAACAATACCAAAATG GCGGCACAAACATTGCACAGAGTGAAAGCAACTTTGTTGGAGTTGTGCCTGTTGTAGGAGAGTATAATGGTGACAGTGTGCAGTCTGCTCAATGTGTTTCAAGATCTCTATCACCGTCATCATCTTGCTGCTCGCCAGATCTTTCTGTTCCTTGTGGCCATGGTAGTAAATGTGAAGATTCATTGGAGACTGCACCCGAGGTGTCTAAACTTGATGGAGGGTACGCAGAAGACTTTGAAGACTCAGGATCAGATGAAAGT GATCTTGAagctactgctgctgctgctgcaaaagATGCTCTTGGAGTAACTG CCGAAGAGCACTTTGTTGCTGATGATCAAGCTAATGTATCATACCAGCAAGCCTTACGCAA ACATTGTAACAGTGTACTTGGAGATGCAGTTTTCCAGCAAGTTTTGGACTGTTTTGCAAACAGCATGTCTGGCGATGAGGAAACGATAAG GTCTCGTGTTCAGATGCTGGCAGGACCTGAGCTGACAGAGACGTGTTTCTTTGTTCATGAACTGCTGCAGATTGATGAAAACTTGTAA
- the LOC134190180 gene encoding protein dispatched homolog 1-like has product MTTVDRPQRRYYYSSLTANYPSVVIVSVVVLLIGCALGSFFGAELPTFEEPGKGFEPRGTEVKKRDRTITNIRNATTKGILLNCVYGPTCSTNHSKLNQAGNQDVESSNNRSSSNALQLCTTSGFSSDLKLVFESDFTVNDIKAMCDYSSTFIRLQDGYNKTCIKYETTERQSCCPDISIGNVIASISNRPSCMNVTESDVTAMKARLLQCAPWYANRTLISNCAEIQKQKQDGAMRSPCLQVPQVCTENNAVYIILHYLTDVEFVESLAQVCVSSVSKSCGRDSLDWFPPLRYGLLLLQGYTRDSDRRWLVKLYHNHLASTEHHMGVTVAGSDLYIDVLIFHERLISETMFPSISIVFIFVIMWVYTGSLFVTSMACLAIVSSIVITYFLYMVVFRDLAFGFLNMLALIIVIGVGADDVFVYLDVWKQTKKAMPTATMTEWVNITLRHAALSMFVTSFTTAIAFLANIISPITGIKTFGIFTAIAILSNYALMITWLPAIVVVYERHLSSLCCRVSTPRDEDKRFSIRRLPDITRSAFNVFFTRYLAVIVVKLRYLFVVLLGLLAIGMSIVVFYKPQLNLPSSARFQFFVKSDPLSSYILNLQDHFYFEKVDDSSDSTLPLYLWWGIQPEDAGNPFNADDKPLKLDYKWPTPFEITEEIQQWFMDFCEAIEQEGFYRATVTCFVTEFFHWQQGLRESVSCDDEKGIMRTCCEVVLPTNWSTLASCLQLIPQNSSDSDHYSIKFDRAGNVRAVTAMIISDQTFSRSYEAMKSFWSEVEDFMIKWGQTAPDGLGRGWFSGAFEFMDLQGSLFDGTLVAMGVSLACSFVILFLTTLNVVISIYAIISIGGVLVSTVGTLVLIGWELGIFESVTIAIAVGLSVDFTVHFGVAYRLCRDQLRQQRVTYAITHIGPAVTMAAITTVIAGLMMMPATILTYFQLGLFLILVMTYSWIFANFCFLPMCAIMGPQYKFAQVSLPANLDCYGESARSPNDVSGEQTKNNSNQNISTESDGKTNVILVRVTSV; this is encoded by the exons ATGACGACTGTGGATAGGCCACAACGCAG ATACTACTATTCGTCGCTGACTGCCAACTACCCGTCTGTGGTGATCGTAAGTGTCGTCGTTTTGCTGATCGGTTGCGCACTTGGTTCCTTCTTTGGTGCAGAGCTGCCGACTTTTGAAGAGCCTGGAAAG GGATTTGAGCCTCGTGGTACCGAGGTCAAGAAACGCGACCGAACAATTACCAACATTCGAAATGCTACTACAAAGGGAATACTACTGAACTGTGTTTACGGACCGACGTGTTCTACCAATCATAGCAAGTTGAATCAGGCGGGAAACCAAGATGTCGAGTCTTCGAACAATAGATCCTCGAGCAATGCTCTCCAACTCTGCACTACATCTGGTTTCAGTAGCGATCTAAAGCTCGTGTTCGAATCCGATTTCACTGTCAATGACATAAAGGCCATGTGTGACTATTCGTCCACATTCATTCGTTTACAAGACGGCTACAACAAAACCTGCATAAAGTatgaaacaacagagagacaaagttGTTGCCCTGATATTTCTATCGGCAATGTTATTGCATCCATAAGCAATCGACCATCGTGTATGAATGTGACTGAATCCGATGTGACAGCGATGAAGGCTCGATTATTGCAGTGTGCACCTTGGTATGCCAATCGCACGTTGATATCAAACTGTGCAGAAATACAGAAGCAGAAGCAGGATGGTGCGATGCGTTCTCCGTGTCTTCAGGTGCCACAAGTTTGCACTGAAAATAATGCCGTCTATATCATTCTTCACTACTTGACGGACGTCGAGTTTGTTGAAAGTCTTGCACAAGTTTGTGTGTCATCAGTGAGCAAAAGCTGTGGCCGTGATTCTCTAGATTGGTTTCCGCCTCTTCGTTATGGTCTTCTGCTGTTACAAGGATATACGAGGGATTCTGATCGGAGGTGGCTTGTCAAGTTGTATCACAATCATTTGGCATCGACTGAACATCATATGGGAGTTACCGTTGCCGGCTCCGATCTTTACATCGACGTTTTGATCTTTCACGAACGTCTCATATCGGAGACTATGTTTCCTTCGATCTCTATTGTTTTCATATTTGTTATCATGTGGGTTTATACAGGCTCATTGTTTGTTACATCAATGGCATGTCTGGCCATCGTTTCATCTATTGTTATTACGTATTTTCTCTACATGGTCGTGTTTCGCGATTTGGCATTCGGATTTCTTAATATGCTGGCACTTATTATTGTCATCGGTGTCGGTGCCGatgatgtatttgtgtatctTGATGTGTGGAAGCAAACTAAGAAGGCAATGCCGACAGCGACGATGACAGAATGGGTGAATATCACTCTTCGTCATGCAGCATTGTCGATGTTTGTCACAAGCTTTACGACGGCTATCGCATTCCTTGCCAACATCATCTCTCCAATCACAGGGATAAAGACGTTTGGCATATTCACAGCGATTGCGATTTTGAGTAACTATGCTCTGATGATTACGTGGCTGCCAGCAATTGTGGTGGTGTATGAGCGTCATCTGTCGTCTCTGTGCTGCCGGGTTTCAACACCAAGAGATGAAGACAAACGATTCTCGATTCGGCGATTGCCGGATATCACACGGAGTGCATTCAATGTATTCTTTACACGATACCTTGCAGTCATTGTCGTGAAGCTGAGATATCTATTTGTCGTTTTGCTTGGACTGCTTGCCATCGGAATGTCAATTGTCGTGTTCTATAAGCCACAACTGAACCTTCCATCATCGGCCAGATTCCAGTTCTTTGTGAAATCAGACCCTCTTTCGTCATACATCTTGAACTTGCAAGACCATTTCTATTTCGAGAAGGTAGATGACTCGTCGGATTCAACCCTGCCTTTGTACCTGTGGTGGGGTATCCAACCCGAAGATGCCGGCAATCCGTTTAATGCCGATGACAAGCCTCTCAAGCTGGACTACAAGTGGCCGACGCCTTTCGAAATTACAGAGGAAATACAGCAGTGGTTCATGGATTTCTGTGAGGCAATCGAACAGGAGGGATTTTATCGTGCCACTGTGACATGTTTTGTGACCGAGTTCTTCCATTGGCAGCAGGGATTACGTGAATCGGTGTCGTGTGATGATGAAAAAGGAATTATGCGGACATGCTGTGAAGTCGTACTACCGACAAACTGGTCGACATTGGCATCTTGTTTGCAATTGATTCCACAGAACTCGAGCGATAGCGATCATTACAGCATCAAGTTTGATCGTGCTGGCAACGTGCGTGCGGTCACGGCTATGATCATCAGCGATCAGACCTTTTCTCGGTCATACGAAGCGATGAAATCGTTCTGGAGTGAAGTCGAGGACTTCATGATCAAGTGGGGCCAGACGGCTCCCGATGGCCTGGGAAGAGGTTGGTTCAGCGGCGCATTTGAATTTATGGATCTACAGGGCAGTTTGTTTGATGGCACTCTCGTGGCTATGGGCGTGTCACTTGCTTGTTCGTTTGTGATCTTGTTTCTCACGACTCTCAATGTCGTTATCAGCATATATGCGATTATATCCATTGGTGGTGTTCTTGTGTCTACGGTTGGCACGTTAGTGCTAATTGGTTGGGAGCTCGGAATCTTTGAGTCCGTTACAATAGCAATCGCAGTCGGCCTTTCGGTCGATTTTACTGTCCACTTTGGCGTGGCGTATCGCTTGTGCCGCGACCAGCTCCGACAGCAGCGGGTTACCTATGCAATAACCCACATTGGACCTGCTGTCACCATGGCAGCAATCACAACAGTCATTGCAGGATTGATGATGATGCCTGCCACTATACTAACATACTTCCAGCTCGGTCTGTTTCTCATCCTTGTGATGACGTACAGTTGGATATTTGcgaatttctgctttctgccAATGTGTGCTATCATGGGACCGCAATACAAATTTGCTCAAGTGTCTTTGCCCGCGAATCTCGATTGTTATGGAGAGTCAGCCCGAAGTCCCAATGATGTATCAGGCGAACAGACTAAAAACAATTcaaatcaaaatatttcaacAGAATCCGATGGCAAAACAAACGTCATACTTGTGAGGGTGACCTCGGTATAA
- the LOC134190295 gene encoding prosaposin-like, with product MRVMLVTFLAVLFITYGYAENKRADGMYTLCEVCQLVVQFVEQELSNNASETQIEQDLENFCTTLPSGAASCKQILDQNLKTITKTALNTPSVQVCTVAHLCTDPLLVSHPEKTESDAYCPICEVIVQQVIDDLDNKIPESQVKEYMTQFCDSLPFVASECNTLVNQYLDTIFRYITSSNNSEVICVELALCSNSSLTRTFLSKRLSPKSSIACELCEVAGSAINGLLASNATQQEIVDDVIKLCSILPSELGSLCDQLVQQYAPQLIEMFEKEDPEQLCSAIDLCSGEFGLKKRFRTLTTKSKPAASPLCPVCETVATYVEGLLKKNETQAEIKQELESFCSDLPSLLSGPCKMVVDTYLVEIIEKLTNMTAEQVCTEIDLCSSILIRTVSPNRLSPKNSIACQLCELGVSAINESLANNATQQEIVDDVKKLCDALPGALGSLCDSLVQQYAPQLFEMFEKDDPEQLCTDIDLCSGEFKRKNRFLMLPTK from the exons ATGCGTGTAATGCTTGTAACGTTTTTGGCTGTCTTGTTTATCACTTACGGCTATGCCGAG AATAAACGAGCTGACGGTATGTATACACTCTGCGAAGTGTGTCAACTTGTTGTTCAGTTTGTTGAGCAAGAGCTCAGCAACAACGCAAGCGAGACTCAAATCGAACAAGACCTGGAAAATTTTTGTACAACGTTACCATCGGGTGCTGCatcatgcaaacaaatacTCGACCAAAACCTCAAAACAATCACGAAAACTGCGCTCAACACGCCATCAGTGCAAGTCTGTACAGTAGCACACCTCTGTACTGATCCCCTCCTTGTTAGTCATCCGGAAAAGACAGAGAGTGACGCATATTGTCCGATATGTGAAGTGATTGTTCAACAAGTCATAGACGACCTCGATAACAAAATACCCGAATCACAAGTAAAAGAGTACATGACTCAATTCTGTGATAGTCTTCCTTTTGTAGCATCTGAATGCAACACCCTTGTTAATCAATATCTTGATACGATATTTCGATACATCACAAGTTCAAATAATTCTGAGGTAATCTGCGTTGAGCTCGCCCTCTGCAGTAACTCCTCACTGACTCGCACATTCTTATCCAAGCGTTTGTCTCCAAAGAGCAGCATTGCGTGTGAGCTATGCGAAGTTGCTGGTAGTGCAATAAACGGATTGCTTGCTAGCAATGCTACACAGCAGGAAATTGTCGATGATGTTATAAAGCTGTGCAGCATTCTACCCAGTGAATTAGGCAGCTTATGTGACCAACTTGTTCAACAGTATGCACCCCAACTAATTGAAATGTTTGAGAAAGAAGATCCGGAGCAACTCTGCTCTGCCATTGATCTGTGTTCTGGAGAGTTTGGGCTCAAAAAGCGATTTCGTACGCTGACCACAAAG AGTAAACCAGCTGCTTCTCCACTGTGTCCAGTGTGCGAGACAGTGGCCACCTATGTTGAAGGATTGCTGAAAAAGAACGAGACTCAAGCTGAAATCAAACAAGAGCTGGAAAGTTTCTGCTCAGACCTACCATCATTACTTTCTGGACCGTGCAAGATGGTAGTCGATACATACTTGGTCGAGATCATTGAAAAATTGACTAACATGACTGCAGAGCAAGTATGTACGGAAATCGATCTCTGCAGTAGCATACTGATTCGCACAGTCTCTCCCAATCGTTTGTCTCCAAAGAACAGCATTGCATGTCAGCTTTGTGAGCTTGGTGTTAGTGCAATAAACGAATCACTTGCCAACAATGCTACGCAGCAGGAAATTGTTGATGATGTCAAAAAACTGTGTGACGCTCTACCAGGTGCATTAGGCAGCTTATGTGACTCACTTGTTCAACAGTACGCACCTCAGCTATTCGAAATGTTCGAGAAAGATGATCCGGAACAGCTCTGCACTGACATTGATCTGTGCTCTGGAGAGTTCAAGCGCAAAAACCGCTTTCTTATGCTTCCCACAAAGTGA